The following coding sequences lie in one Aspergillus puulaauensis MK2 DNA, chromosome 3, nearly complete sequence genomic window:
- a CDS encoding translin family protein (COG:J;~EggNog:ENOG410PP9E;~InterPro:IPR016069,IPR016068,IPR002848,IPR036081;~PFAM:PF01997;~go_function: GO:0043565 - sequence-specific DNA binding [Evidence IEA]), giving the protein MDTNTTGTKRSWEGIPLRNDAAQSKLPAATMTESTPNILSMFEGFRDELDQHHDRRERLIKISRDITALSKKIIFSLQRVRTANAPIPPNTQKDTQSRFTQINDLFLSAVPEIKGLNNYRYLRQLSSGIQEFIEALSFKHYLETQTIITRQEVVSHLPPEIPVTGDDYVMGLFDLTGELMRFAVTSLSAGSHTGEEDENSTGQRLPKLFPAQAGVVRDLREIRAEFEGVSIPRRHEYNMLREFGKKSEIMRNSVEKVERAAYGILVRGSERPAGWKPDLSGPVEVDVY; this is encoded by the exons ATGGATACCAACACGACTGGAACCAAGCGCTCCTGGGAAGGTATACCCCTCCGCAACGACGCCGCACAATCAAAGCTAcccgcagcaacaatgacGGAATCCACACCCAATATCCTCTCAATGTTTGAGGGTTTCCGCGATGAACTAGACCAGCATCACGATCGCCGTGAGCGATTGATTAAGATAAGCCGTGACATCACGGCTCTTAGCAAAAAGAT CATATTTTCCCTCCAACG TGTCCGAACCGCCAATGCGCCAATACCACCTAACACCCAAAAAGACACCCAATCCCGTTTTACCCAAATCAAcgacctcttcctctccgccgtCCCCGAAATCAAGGGCCTAAACAACTACCGCTACCTCCGGCAACTCAGCTCCGGAATCCAGGAATTTATCGAAGCCCTCTCCTTCAAACACTATCTTGAAACGCAAACCATAATCACGCGACAAGAAGTCGTGTCACATTTGCCGCCCGAGATTCCAGTTACGGGGGACGACTACGTGATGGGATTATTCGATCTGACAGGCGAGCTTATGCGGTTCGCTGTTACATCGCTTTCTGCAGGGAGTCATAcgggtgaggaggatgagaactCGACCGGTCAACGTCTCCCGAAATTATTCCCTGCGCAGGCCGGTGTCGTGCGTGACCTGCGCGAGATTCGGGCCGAGTTCGAGGGTGTTAGTATCCCGCGCCGGCACGAGTATAACATGCTCCGAGAGTTCGGGAAGAAATCTGAAATCATGCGGAATAGCGTAGAGAAGGTTGAGCGTGCGGCATATGGGATTTTGGTGAGAGGTAGTGAGAGGCCGGCGGGGTGGAAGCCGGATTTGTCTGGACCGGTTGAGGTGGATGTTTATTGA